The genome window GCCGAACAAACAAATCCAGCCGCTGTCACAAACCAGCACAGAGACAACGGAATCAGCCATAACTCCAAATCAATTGCAGAAGCCGCCAGAAAAGCGGCTGTAAGCACCATCACATTCACATAAAAAAGCCAACCGCCGGAGAAAAAAAAGCGTTCAATGGGTCCGTCCCCTCTCAGATCCGTTGCCCGATACTCCCAAACAAAAAACCATAAATACAACCCCGTAAACAAAACAGCCGTCAGAAGCTCAACAATCGGATAGCGGATCGAAATCGGTGCACGGCAGCTGCGGCAGTGCCCTCGCAGGAGAATCCACGAAATCACAGGGATATTGTCATAAAAGGCAATCTGCATTCCGCAGGAAGGACAGGACGACGGAGGGCTTACAATCGACTTATCCAGCGGCAGCCGATAAATCACCACATTCAGAAAGCTGCCTACACAAGCTCCGAATGCAAACACAAAAGCAAGCCAAATCCCTTCCGGCGTCATCCGCGCACCTTCCCTGAGGAGTTTTTTTATCACCCGCGTTTGGATTTTTTGGCCGGCTTTTCCGGATTCTGACGGCGAACCAGCGCGGCAACCTTCATCGGCAGGCCAAACAGACGGATAAAGCCGGTCGCATCCGTCGGATTGTATTCATCGCCCATCGTAAAGCTGGCCAGCTTCGGGTTATACAGACTCTTCGGACTCTTCACGCCTGCCAGCGTCGCCTGTCCCTTGAAGAGTTTCAGCCGCACCGTTCCTGTCACCGCTTCCTGCGTGACATTCACAAACGCATCCAGGGCCTCACGCAGCGGTGAATACCACTGCCCGTAATACACCAGTTCGGCGTACCGCAGGGCCACCTGCTGCTTGTAATGCATCGTCTCCCGCTCGAGCGTGAGCATCTCCAAGGCCCGATGGGCCGTGGACAGAATCGTCCCGCCCGGTGTTTCATACACCCCGCGGGATTTCATTCCGACCAGCCGATTTTCCACAAGGTCCGCCTGGCCGATTCCGTGAAGTCCGCCGATTTCGTTGAGCATTTCAATCAGCCGCACTCCGCCGACCGCCCGGCCGTTCAGTTTCACCGGAACACCCTTTTCAAAATCAATCTGCACATAATCCGGCCGATTGGGCGTTTTTGAAACCGGACGCGTCAGAACAAACAAATGCTCCTGCGGCTCATTCCACGGGTCTTCCAAATCCGCCCCCTCATGGCTGATATGCCACAGATTGCGGTCGCGGGAATAGATTTTTTTCTTGCTCTGCTGAATCGGAATGTTGTGCTTCCGGGCGTACTCTACGGCTGCTTCCCGGCTGGTGAGCGTGAAATTCGGGTCTTTCCACGGGGCAATAATCTTCAGCGCCGGGTCCAGCGCCATATAGGTCAGTTCGAACCGCACCTGGTCATTGCCCTTGCCGGTCGCCCCGTGCGCCACCGCCGTTGCACCGGTCTTGTGCGCCACATCGACCTGATGCTTGGCAATCAGCGGTCGGGCGATACTCGTTCCCAAAAGATATCCATTCTCATAAACCGCACCGGCCTTGAGCATCGGCCACAGAAAATCCTCCACAAACTCTTTCCGCAAATCGCGGACGATGCACTGCACCGCTCCCGTCGCCAGCGCCTTTTTCTGAATCCCTTTCAGCTCATCTCCCTGCCCCAGCTCTGCAGCAAACGCCACGACGTCATAGCCGTAGGTTTCCTTCAGCCACGGCAGAATCACACTCGTATCCAGTCCCCCGCTGTATGCCAGGACAACCTTTTCCGTTTTCTTCTTAGCCATAGTTCTTGTCCTAAAAAATTCTTTTTCTTACAGTTCAGTATTGTACTGCACCCGAAGAGTACAAAAATGTCAAGATGAAAATCATTTCAGTTTTTCCATCACAATTCGGCGAAGCAACAACTCGTCCGGCTCAACGCCCGTCAGGTGCCGATACTGCACAACGGCCTGTCGGATAAACATTTCCGCCCCGCTGACCACCCGTGCACCGGCGGCCTTTGCCTCCCGCAGAAAGCGGGTTTCCAGCGGGACATACACCGTATCAAACGCCACGGAATCCGGCCCGAACACCTCCGCCGGCACCGGTGTGGAGTCTGTGTTGGGGGCCATTCCCAAACTGGTGCAGTTGACAAAAATCCGAGCTCGGCAGCTGCGGATTTCCTCCAGGGGTGCCGCCCGACAGCCAAACTCCTCTGCCAGGGAATAGGCTTTTTCAAGCGTTCGGTTATACACCGTCACCCGGCAGCCGGCATCCATCAGCCCGACGATCACCGCCCGGGCCGCTCCGCCGGCCCCGATGACCGCCGCTTCCTGATTCCGCAGCTCCTTCCGTTCAACTCCGAGCGTTTCCGTCAGCGCATTCAGAGCCCCTACACAATCGGTATTGTAAGCACTCACCTGACCGTTATGGCCGATTTTTACCGTGTTGGCCGCCCCAATCCGCTCCGCCAGCGGCTCCAGATACCCCCCTTCCCGATGGACAAATTCCAAAGCCGAGCTCTTATGCGGAAGCGTTACTCCAACCCCCCGAAAATCCAGCCAGGGGCGCTGAAGAATCGACAGTAGAAAAAGATTAAACTCCGCCTGTCCCCCTCCCACCTCCAGCGGCAGATGCAGGGCGTTGCGGCCCTGGGCTTCAAAACAGCCGTTATACACCGCCGGACTGAGCGAATGCCCAACCGGATTTCCGATAATCCCGTACAGCTCCGTCTGACGATTGAGGGCATCCCATCGATACAGCGTCTTCATTTTCCGAATCGGAATCTGCCCGGGTGCCGCCGCCGCTGCTTCTTCCGGACAGGCAAAAGTCAGAAATCCGCCGAGCTTCTTGGCCAAAATTCGTGTCATCATTCCCGCCTGCCCCATGGCAAAAACGATCAAATCCTCCTTTTCCTGATGCAGCAGGTCCATCGACTCAAAACATTCGTTGATATGGCGTGCCGTATAGACCAGCTTCACAACCGCCTCCGGACAAAGCGTTCGCATCGCTTCATAACGAGCCGCCAAATCCTCAAAAGGACCGTGAAAGTTGTGAGCGGAAAGAATCAGCCGGCATGCCCGAAAACGCCGCAAGGCCGCCGTGAGCGTCTCCTGAACACCGGGCTGAAGATACTGAGCGAATTCCCAATCAATAAAATCGGCTCCCGCCTCCATCGACGCTGTCAGCACCTTCAGCCGTTTCTCAGTCGGCCAATCCGCCGCGCCGCCTTCCGAAATATGCCGAAAAGTTGCAATCACGGGCAGCCCTTTGGACCTGACATATTTCACCAGATTTGCGGGCGCTGCCTCAGCTTGATTTTTCAGAAAGTCCAGACGCAGCTCAATGGCTTCCGCCCCCTGACAGATCGACCGGTCAATCTGCTCTTGGGCTTTTTCTACGCTTTCTGCTGAAATAGAAACCGCCAGTATTGTCATAAAGAATGACAATAACCGGCGGTTGTGCAAAATTCAAGACAAAACAGAGCCGTTAAGCCCCCGCTTATTTACTTGTTTCCTGCTGCGGCGGATATTTCACCGTACAGCCGTACGGCTTGGTTTCCTTTACGGGCGGTTCTTTTCCGGCCAGCAGGGCATCCAGAGCCTGTTCTACGTAATTGACATACTTTTCATTTTCGGGGACCTTGCCCAGAGGAGCATTGTCAATGGCCCCCTGATAGGCAATATGTCCCTCTAAATCGATTACAAACATCTGCGGGGTATTGGTGGCCTTGTACAACCGGCCGACCTGTCCGGTTGGGTCCGCCAGAATTGGATGCTTCAGCTGGTGCTCTTTGGCCCAGGCCTTGTGGTCCTCCGGCTTGGCATAGTGCGTGCTGTTGATTGTCAGCCACACTACCTTTTTCTCTGGTTCGCCTTCTTTGGCGTTCACATATTTGTCAATCAGTCTGGCGAATGTCTTATTCTGGTAATGCGGTTTGACAAACGGACAGTCCCAGTTGGCCCATTCGAGCACCACAATCTTTTTGCCTGCATAGTCTGACAATTTTATGTCCTTGCCGTCCAAATCTTTCAAAACGAAATTGGGAGCGGCACCCGGACACTTTTCCGCCCCGCACTGATGGCCTTCGGCTGCTTTCTGAGAATCATCTCCGGCCCAAACTCCCTGAACGGCCCAGAACGCCAGAGCAGCCGCGGCCGCTGTCACCAAAATGTTCTTATAGCTCACCATGTTATGCTCCTTTCCAGAATTTCCTCTTTGACAAAAAAAAGATTCTTCGCTACCGTAATCAAAAAAATATACGTTGGAACCGGATGGAAAGATTGTTTTTCTTGGATTTGCCCCTGAATTTTCCTATGAAACAGATGAAAATGAAAAAATGCCTTGTCCCTGTAATCTTCCTGACAATAGCCCCCATATTCCCCATATTAACATCCGGCTGTCAACCCTGGCCGGATCCTTATGCCCCGAAAGTTGTCACTCCGGTTACGATAACTCCCTATTCCATCGGTACTTCCGTTGAAGGGAGGCCTATCGAATGCTATCAGTTCGGCAACACTGGCCCGACAATTCTCGTGCTCGGGGCTATCCACGGCAATGAACCCGCCAGCCGGGTCCTGGCCGACGCACTTAAAGATTATTTAATCCGAAACCGGTATTTGTATGCTCGCCAAAGAATTCTTCTGATTCCGGTCGCTAATCCGGACGGCTTGGCCGCGGGTACACGCGACAACGCCCGCCAAATCGATTTGAACCGTAATTTTCCTGCTGACAACCGGCTCAACAACGACCGATATGGCCGGGAGCCGCTCTCTGAACCCGAATCCAAAGCGCTGTATAACCTGATTGAAACGGAAAAACCTGTTCGAATTCTCAGCATTCATCAGCCCTACGGCTGTATCGATTATGACGGCCCGGGGAAATATCTGGCTCAGCGGATGGCCCTGTGGTGTCCGCTGCCCGTAGAACGCATCGGGGCACTGCCCGGTTCACTCGGTTCCTGGGCCGGTGAAACCAAAGGAATTCCCACCATCACATTCGAAATGAAGGCCGAAGACACCCTTCTGAATCAACAGCAGCTTTGGGACAAATACGGAAGGGCCGTTGTCGATTTCCTGATTGCCCCCTGATAAGACTTAATCGAAATCCGCCGGAATCGAGGGGTCCCGATACATCCGAAAGAACTGTTTGATTTCGTGAGGCAGCGTGCGGCCTTTCGACAGCGGAGGAATTTCATCCTCGCCAAAAAAAGCCACTTCCGTCGTCTCATGGCTGGTTTTGGGCTCTCCTCCGATAATCTCGCACAAAAAGAAGATTTTGTAGATATTAAACGGATACGGCGGCGTGTGCCCCTGACGGTCCCGGTCATAGACCGCCAACAGCCGAACAACCCGGGCCTCAAATCCGGACTCCTCCCGGATTTCCCGCACGCAGTTCTCACTGGCT of Anaerohalosphaeraceae bacterium contains these proteins:
- a CDS encoding argininosuccinate synthase; the encoded protein is MAKKKTEKVVLAYSGGLDTSVILPWLKETYGYDVVAFAAELGQGDELKGIQKKALATGAVQCIVRDLRKEFVEDFLWPMLKAGAVYENGYLLGTSIARPLIAKHQVDVAHKTGATAVAHGATGKGNDQVRFELTYMALDPALKIIAPWKDPNFTLTSREAAVEYARKHNIPIQQSKKKIYSRDRNLWHISHEGADLEDPWNEPQEHLFVLTRPVSKTPNRPDYVQIDFEKGVPVKLNGRAVGGVRLIEMLNEIGGLHGIGQADLVENRLVGMKSRGVYETPGGTILSTAHRALEMLTLERETMHYKQQVALRYAELVYYGQWYSPLREALDAFVNVTQEAVTGTVRLKLFKGQATLAGVKSPKSLYNPKLASFTMGDEYNPTDATGFIRLFGLPMKVAALVRRQNPEKPAKKSKRG
- the aroE gene encoding shikimate dehydrogenase — its product is MTILAVSISAESVEKAQEQIDRSICQGAEAIELRLDFLKNQAEAAPANLVKYVRSKGLPVIATFRHISEGGAADWPTEKRLKVLTASMEAGADFIDWEFAQYLQPGVQETLTAALRRFRACRLILSAHNFHGPFEDLAARYEAMRTLCPEAVVKLVYTARHINECFESMDLLHQEKEDLIVFAMGQAGMMTRILAKKLGGFLTFACPEEAAAAAPGQIPIRKMKTLYRWDALNRQTELYGIIGNPVGHSLSPAVYNGCFEAQGRNALHLPLEVGGGQAEFNLFLLSILQRPWLDFRGVGVTLPHKSSALEFVHREGGYLEPLAERIGAANTVKIGHNGQVSAYNTDCVGALNALTETLGVERKELRNQEAAVIGAGGAARAVIVGLMDAGCRVTVYNRTLEKAYSLAEEFGCRAAPLEEIRSCRARIFVNCTSLGMAPNTDSTPVPAEVFGPDSVAFDTVYVPLETRFLREAKAAGARVVSGAEMFIRQAVVQYRHLTGVEPDELLLRRIVMEKLK
- a CDS encoding redoxin domain-containing protein produces the protein MVSYKNILVTAAAAALAFWAVQGVWAGDDSQKAAEGHQCGAEKCPGAAPNFVLKDLDGKDIKLSDYAGKKIVVLEWANWDCPFVKPHYQNKTFARLIDKYVNAKEGEPEKKVVWLTINSTHYAKPEDHKAWAKEHQLKHPILADPTGQVGRLYKATNTPQMFVIDLEGHIAYQGAIDNAPLGKVPENEKYVNYVEQALDALLAGKEPPVKETKPYGCTVKYPPQQETSK
- a CDS encoding DUF2817 domain-containing protein; the protein is MKQMKMKKCLVPVIFLTIAPIFPILTSGCQPWPDPYAPKVVTPVTITPYSIGTSVEGRPIECYQFGNTGPTILVLGAIHGNEPASRVLADALKDYLIRNRYLYARQRILLIPVANPDGLAAGTRDNARQIDLNRNFPADNRLNNDRYGREPLSEPESKALYNLIETEKPVRILSIHQPYGCIDYDGPGKYLAQRMALWCPLPVERIGALPGSLGSWAGETKGIPTITFEMKAEDTLLNQQQLWDKYGRAVVDFLIAP
- a CDS encoding NUDIX hydrolase; protein product: MALDWFDIVRRLKAISQAGRAFAQNEYERARHEEIERICAEILAGYTGLKPEKILYHLQEDTGYPTPKVDCRGVCFRDNKILLVRESADGGWTLPGGWCDVGLTASENCVREIREESGFEARVVRLLAVYDRDRQGHTPPYPFNIYKIFFLCEIIGGEPKTSHETTEVAFFGEDEIPPLSKGRTLPHEIKQFFRMYRDPSIPADFD